AGGCAAAATCGCACCTTCGGTGCTGGACTCGCTAACGCTCGCCTTTGCTTGCGGCGTTAGGCATACAGAATACGACAGAGGGAAGTATGAAAAAGTATGGTTGGGGAATTTCAGTTCTTTTCGCGTTATTTATGCTAGCAGCTTCCGTAGCACCCAAGTTATTGGGAGCCGAGGTAGCGCTTGACCCACTTATAGAAATTGGCTGGCCGACAAAATATGTATTTTTAATAGGCTTTATTGAGCTATTGTGCACTATATTGTTTTTGGTTCCGCGAACATCGTTGTTAGGCTGCATCTTAATGACAGGGCTATTTGGTGGGGCCATAGCCAGTCATTTACGTGCGGAGAGCCCGTTATTTTCCCATACATTGTTTAGTGTATATCTTGGTATATTTATGTGGCTGGCTCTGAGGTTAAGGGATGAAAGTGTCAGAAGGTTATTCCCTCTAAAAATAAAATAAATTTCAATAAGGTACGCAAATGTCTGGTCAAGAAAAAGTTAAAGGTCCTGCATCTTATTTTCCTTCCATTGAGAAGAAGTATGGT
The window above is part of the Ketobacter sp. MCCC 1A13808 genome. Proteins encoded here:
- a CDS encoding DoxX family protein, which translates into the protein MKKYGWGISVLFALFMLAASVAPKLLGAEVALDPLIEIGWPTKYVFLIGFIELLCTILFLVPRTSLLGCILMTGLFGGAIASHLRAESPLFSHTLFSVYLGIFMWLALRLRDESVRRLFPLKIK